The Clostridium sporogenes genome contains a region encoding:
- a CDS encoding DUF5317 family protein, giving the protein MLETIILALIITKLKGYEIKPLFKSWHIYAVLTIELIYIIIQINIFLENYSLIRHVKILETIYICSYLFIIIKYEQYASAIIGSIFILIGGMLNKIATAVNNGKMPVFPTLSYFTGYAKPYSFLKVNDIHILGDSSTKFKFLTDIIDVGYSVMSIGDIFIRFFVFIVIFNTIKHINNIKSIKI; this is encoded by the coding sequence ATGTTAGAAACAATAATATTAGCCTTAATAATAACTAAATTAAAGGGATATGAAATAAAGCCATTATTTAAATCATGGCATATTTATGCTGTGTTAACCATTGAATTAATATACATAATTATACAAATAAATATATTTCTAGAAAATTATAGTTTGATAAGGCATGTTAAAATATTAGAGACTATATATATTTGTTCCTATTTATTTATTATTATAAAATATGAACAATATGCCAGTGCTATTATAGGATCTATATTTATTTTAATAGGTGGTATGCTAAATAAAATTGCTACAGCAGTAAATAATGGTAAGATGCCTGTATTTCCTACACTATCTTATTTTACAGGATATGCAAAACCTTATTCTTTTCTTAAAGTCAATGATATACATATTCTAGGTGATTCATCTACTAAATTTAAATTTTTAACAGATATAATTGATGTAGGTTATAGTGTTATGAGTATTGGAGATATATTTATAAGATTTTTTGTTTTTATTGTTATTTTTAATACTATAAAACATATAAATAATATAAAATCTATAAAAATTTAA
- a CDS encoding accessory gene regulator ArgB-like protein, which produces MINAETISNSVATKIASELNLDNDKKEVISYGTFAFFQTIFSIFLIIMFGYVFNIQIEALLISFTISILRKFSGGVHATSPNNCAVIGTIVCVGFAIIVVFLTSSLVNLDILLFLGVIIFVWSYYIIYKLAPVDSKAKPIKKSKKIKRLKKSSIITLSVYLVIILINFVLYYKMGNKKFIIYSLCVYSGIVWQTFTLTQYGHLVLKKLDDFLSYIIDTTKGDKNHEKIK; this is translated from the coding sequence ATGATTAATGCAGAGACAATATCCAATTCTGTTGCTACAAAAATAGCATCAGAATTAAATTTGGATAATGATAAAAAAGAAGTTATATCTTACGGAACTTTTGCTTTTTTTCAAACTATATTTTCTATATTTCTTATAATTATGTTTGGATATGTATTTAATATTCAAATTGAGGCTTTGCTGATATCCTTTACAATAAGCATACTAAGAAAGTTTTCTGGTGGAGTACATGCTACTTCTCCAAATAATTGTGCTGTTATAGGAACAATTGTTTGTGTTGGGTTTGCTATAATAGTAGTATTTTTAACAAGTTCATTAGTTAATTTAGATATATTATTATTTTTAGGGGTAATTATTTTTGTATGGTCTTACTATATTATTTATAAATTAGCTCCTGTAGACTCTAAGGCTAAACCTATAAAGAAATCTAAAAAAATAAAAAGGCTTAAAAAAAGCTCCATTATAACATTAAGTGTTTATTTAGTTATTATACTAATTAATTTTGTTTTATATTATAAAATGGGGAATAAAAAATTTATAATATATTCTTTATGTGTATATAGTGGAATAGTATGGCAAACATTTACTCTTACACAATATGGGCATTTAGTATTGAAAAAATTAGATGATTTTTTGAGTTATATAATAGATACTACAAAGGGGGACAAAAATCATGAAAAAATTAAGTAA
- a CDS encoding DUF1846 domain-containing protein: protein MKIGFDHEKYLEEQSKYILERVNNYDKLYLEFGGKLLFDLHAKRVLPGFDENAKIKLLHKLREKVEIIICLYAGDIERNKIRGDFGITYDVDVLRLIDDLREYNLEVNSVVITRYSGQPATNIFINKLERRGIKVYKHEATKGYPTDVDTIVSDEGYGKNPYIETTKPIVVVTAPGPGSGKLATCLSQLYHEYKRGNVAGYSKFETFPVWNVPLKHPLNIAYEAATVDLKDVNMIDSFHFDAYNKVAVNYNRDIESFPVLKRIIEKITGEESVYKSPTDMGVNRVGFGIVDDEVVKEASKQEIIRRAFKTACEYKKGYVDKETFHRAKLIMEELNLKEEDRKVVIPAREYAAKLKERANKSETCTVVALELEDGTILTGKSSEIMDGTAAVILNAVKHYANISDEIHLISPVILEPIINLKAKTLGSKRIALSCEEVLIALSICAATNPTAQVAMGKLPMLKGCQAHSTTILSTNEEQTFRKLGIDVTCDPEYISESLYYNN from the coding sequence ATGAAAATAGGATTTGATCACGAAAAATACCTTGAAGAACAATCAAAGTACATATTAGAAAGAGTTAACAATTATGACAAACTATATTTAGAATTTGGAGGTAAACTTTTATTTGATCTACATGCAAAAAGAGTTTTACCTGGATTTGATGAAAATGCAAAAATTAAACTACTACATAAATTAAGAGAAAAAGTAGAAATAATTATTTGTTTATATGCGGGAGATATTGAAAGAAACAAAATAAGAGGAGATTTTGGTATTACTTATGATGTTGATGTTTTAAGACTTATTGATGATTTAAGAGAATATAACCTTGAAGTAAATAGCGTTGTAATAACAAGATACAGCGGTCAACCTGCAACTAATATATTTATAAATAAATTAGAACGTAGAGGTATAAAGGTCTATAAGCATGAAGCTACTAAAGGATACCCTACAGATGTAGATACTATTGTAAGTGATGAAGGATATGGTAAAAATCCATATATTGAAACAACAAAACCCATTGTAGTTGTTACAGCTCCAGGACCAGGAAGTGGTAAATTAGCTACCTGCCTTAGTCAACTTTATCATGAATATAAAAGAGGTAATGTAGCAGGATATTCAAAATTTGAAACTTTCCCGGTGTGGAATGTACCTTTAAAACATCCTTTAAATATAGCTTATGAAGCGGCTACAGTAGATCTTAAAGATGTAAATATGATAGATTCTTTTCATTTTGATGCCTATAATAAAGTAGCTGTAAACTATAACCGTGATATTGAAAGTTTTCCTGTACTTAAAAGAATTATAGAAAAGATAACAGGAGAAGAGTCTGTTTATAAATCTCCAACAGATATGGGAGTAAATAGAGTAGGTTTTGGTATAGTTGACGATGAAGTTGTTAAAGAAGCATCTAAGCAAGAAATAATAAGAAGAGCTTTTAAAACAGCCTGCGAGTACAAAAAAGGCTATGTAGATAAAGAAACTTTCCATAGAGCTAAACTTATTATGGAGGAGCTTAATTTAAAAGAAGAGGATAGGAAAGTTGTTATACCTGCAAGAGAATATGCAGCTAAATTAAAAGAAAGAGCTAACAAAAGTGAAACTTGTACAGTTGTAGCTTTAGAATTAGAGGATGGAACAATATTAACAGGGAAAAGTTCAGAGATAATGGATGGAACAGCTGCTGTAATTTTAAATGCAGTTAAGCATTATGCAAATATATCTGATGAAATACATCTTATTTCACCAGTTATATTGGAACCAATTATAAACTTAAAAGCAAAGACTTTAGGAAGCAAAAGAATTGCTTTAAGTTGTGAAGAAGTATTAATAGCCCTTAGCATATGTGCAGCCACAAATCCAACAGCTCAAGTAGCTATGGGTAAATTACCAATGTTAAAGGGATGTCAAGCCCACTCAACTACAATTTTAAGTACAAATGAAGAACAAACCTTTAGAAAACTTGGAATAGATGTAACCTGTGATCCAGAATATATTTCAGAAAGTCTTTATTATAATAACTAA
- a CDS encoding cyclic lactone autoinducer peptide, producing MKKLSKKVLMLVATFTTLLASVVASSACVWCVYQPEEPKCLREE from the coding sequence ATGAAAAAATTAAGTAAAAAGGTATTAATGCTAGTTGCAACATTTACAACTCTTCTTGCATCCGTAGTAGCATCATCAGCGTGCGTTTGGTGCGTGTATCAACCTGAAGAGCCAAAATGTTTAAGAGAAGAATAA
- a CDS encoding CidA/LrgA family protein, whose protein sequence is MRLLRQLGIILLICLLGEAIHDFFKLPIPGNVIGMILLFLCLSSGIIKLTKINYISKFLLDHLAFFFVPAGVGILSCMPMLKGKWLAFLGVCLITSIIIIVVTGWTIQLYIKLTSKEAQ, encoded by the coding sequence TTGAGATTATTAAGACAGTTAGGAATAATTTTGTTGATTTGCCTACTAGGCGAAGCTATACATGACTTCTTTAAGTTGCCTATACCAGGAAATGTTATAGGGATGATACTATTATTTCTATGCTTATCCTCAGGTATAATAAAATTAACTAAAATAAACTACATAAGTAAATTCTTACTTGATCATTTAGCTTTTTTCTTTGTACCGGCGGGAGTAGGAATTTTATCCTGTATGCCTATGCTAAAAGGTAAATGGTTAGCATTTTTAGGAGTATGCTTAATAACAAGTATTATTATAATAGTTGTTACAGGTTGGACTATTCAATTATATATAAAACTAACAAGTAAGGAGGCACAATAA
- a CDS encoding SPL family radical SAM protein gives MEYVPAKTLISNYSKDNWWFGINYNMNIYKGCCHGCIYCDSRSQCYGIENFDKVRAKKNAIQIIKNELRRKRKKGVIGTGAMSDPYNSFEKELMLTRRALEEIDTLNFGVSIATKSNLVVRDIDILKKIKNHSPTLIKITITTYDDELCKKIEPNVCVTSKRFQVIRELSYNGIFTGILLMPILPFINDDEENIIKIVRTAHECGAKFIFAYGMGLTLRGNQREYFYRNLTREFPKENMVAKYKDTFGNKYECASLNQKKLWNIFRNECERLGILYKMEDIVLAYKKNYGNNQLSWF, from the coding sequence TTGGAGTATGTTCCAGCAAAAACTTTAATATCAAATTATAGTAAGGACAATTGGTGGTTTGGGATAAATTATAACATGAACATTTATAAAGGTTGCTGCCATGGGTGTATTTATTGCGATTCTAGAAGCCAATGCTATGGTATAGAAAACTTTGATAAAGTAAGAGCAAAGAAAAATGCAATACAGATTATTAAAAATGAACTAAGAAGAAAAAGGAAAAAAGGAGTTATAGGAACAGGAGCTATGAGTGATCCTTATAATTCTTTTGAAAAAGAACTGATGCTTACAAGAAGAGCATTAGAGGAAATAGATACTTTAAATTTTGGAGTATCTATAGCAACTAAAAGTAATCTTGTAGTACGAGATATTGATATTCTGAAAAAAATTAAGAACCACTCACCCACACTAATAAAGATTACCATAACTACATATGATGATGAATTGTGCAAAAAAATTGAACCCAATGTTTGTGTAACATCTAAAAGATTTCAAGTTATACGGGAGCTTTCTTACAATGGTATATTTACCGGTATATTGCTTATGCCTATTTTGCCCTTCATAAATGATGATGAAGAAAATATTATAAAAATAGTAAGAACTGCTCATGAATGTGGTGCAAAATTTATTTTTGCATATGGCATGGGATTAACTTTAAGAGGAAATCAAAGGGAATATTTTTATAGGAATTTAACAAGAGAGTTTCCAAAAGAAAATATGGTAGCAAAATACAAAGATACCTTTGGAAATAAATATGAATGTGCCTCACTTAATCAAAAAAAATTATGGAATATATTTAGAAATGAATGTGAAAGATTGGGTATTTTATATAAAATGGAAGATATAGTTTTGGCATATAAAAAGAACTATGGAAATAATCAGCTAAGTTGGTTTTAG
- a CDS encoding LrgB family protein, which yields MVQDLLNSPVFGILLSIIGFEIGLYIYRKTKIALFNPLLICIALIVCILISFNIKLDNFNKGGNLISFFLGPATVALAVPLYKKINVIKKYAIPILLGVTVGCITAMISIFYISKAFGLTSELSYSLMPKSITTPIGIEVSKVLGGIPAITVSAIIITGIMGAVIAPVVCKIFKIKNNIAIGISIGTSSHAIGTTKAIEMGETEGAMSSLAIGIAGLITSFLAPIIIKFLH from the coding sequence ATGGTCCAAGATCTTTTAAATTCTCCTGTTTTCGGAATACTATTATCAATAATAGGTTTTGAAATAGGACTTTACATATACAGAAAAACAAAAATAGCCTTATTTAATCCTCTTTTAATATGTATAGCTTTAATAGTATGTATATTAATATCCTTTAATATTAAATTAGATAATTTTAATAAAGGTGGCAATCTTATATCTTTCTTTTTAGGACCTGCTACAGTAGCACTTGCTGTACCATTATATAAAAAAATAAATGTAATAAAAAAATATGCTATACCTATATTACTTGGGGTAACTGTGGGTTGTATAACTGCTATGATAAGTATATTCTATATTTCTAAAGCATTTGGTCTGACCAGTGAATTGTCTTATTCATTGATGCCAAAATCTATAACAACACCTATAGGTATAGAAGTTTCTAAAGTTTTAGGTGGTATACCTGCCATTACAGTATCTGCTATTATAATAACTGGTATAATGGGAGCTGTAATAGCTCCTGTAGTGTGTAAGATATTTAAAATTAAAAACAATATAGCTATAGGTATTTCTATTGGAACATCATCCCATGCTATAGGTACCACAAAAGCTATAGAAATGGGAGAAACTGAAGGAGCTATGAGTAGCTTAGCTATAGGTATAGCGGGACTTATTACTTCTTTCTTAGCTCCTATAATAATAAAATTTTTACATTAA
- a CDS encoding DUF5105 domain-containing protein, whose translation MKKAKKGLILSLILLFIPVMVIGCSSKPKVGADETAKILFDFYIKGNKEALTKIDLPKDKIEEISKMQKERTIQTLKTNFTTQGVKVSDEKIKQIYTARVEALKKLSAKAEIVSQNDESATVKIKMTYINEVALDEKAGKDAAEEIKKSNITDRQEAINKGIDIYIQNLIKEYKNVKPSSDMKEQTSKFVIKDKTWMPEDNNGFALGIGKMTIGLK comes from the coding sequence ATGAAAAAAGCAAAAAAAGGTCTAATTTTATCACTAATCTTATTATTTATTCCGGTAATGGTAATAGGATGTAGTTCTAAACCAAAGGTAGGTGCTGATGAAACAGCAAAAATTTTATTTGATTTTTACATTAAAGGAAATAAAGAAGCTTTAACAAAAATTGATTTACCAAAAGATAAAATAGAAGAAATTTCAAAAATGCAAAAGGAAAGAACTATACAAACATTAAAAACTAATTTTACTACACAAGGGGTAAAGGTTAGTGATGAAAAAATAAAACAAATATATACAGCTCGTGTAGAAGCTTTAAAGAAATTATCAGCAAAAGCAGAAATTGTTTCTCAAAATGACGAATCAGCTACTGTTAAGATAAAGATGACTTATATTAATGAAGTTGCACTTGATGAAAAAGCAGGAAAAGATGCAGCTGAAGAGATTAAAAAATCAAATATTACAGATAGACAAGAAGCTATTAATAAAGGAATAGATATTTATATACAAAACTTAATAAAAGAATACAAGAATGTAAAACCATCATCTGATATGAAAGAGCAAACTTCAAAATTTGTAATAAAAGATAAAACTTGGATGCCAGAAGATAATAATGGTTTTGCTTTAGGTATTGGTAAAATGACTATAGGATTAAAATAA